In Sphingobacterium sp. PCS056, the following proteins share a genomic window:
- a CDS encoding protein-disulfide reductase DsbD N-terminal domain-containing protein, protein MKKLTLIIAVLFFAISGAVAQIHNPVKWTVASKKLNSKEAVIFIKATIQDGWHIYSQNIGENGPIPTSFTYTASKDYTLNGKTAEPKPAMKYEEVFKMNVGYFNKEVVFQQKVKLNKGTTTVKGSVEYQACDKTQCLPPTDYAFTVTIK, encoded by the coding sequence ATGAAAAAATTAACATTAATAATAGCAGTATTATTTTTTGCTATTTCAGGTGCCGTAGCTCAGATCCATAATCCAGTGAAATGGACTGTTGCTTCGAAAAAATTAAACAGTAAGGAAGCTGTTATTTTTATTAAAGCTACCATTCAGGATGGTTGGCATATCTATTCTCAGAACATAGGTGAAAATGGTCCTATTCCAACTTCATTTACATATACAGCTTCTAAAGATTATACTTTAAACGGTAAAACTGCGGAACCAAAACCAGCAATGAAGTATGAAGAAGTATTTAAAATGAATGTAGGTTATTTTAATAAGGAAGTTGTTTTCCAACAAAAAGTAAAACTGAATAAGGGAACTACAACGGTAAAGGGTTCTGTTGAATACCAAGCATGTGATAAAACACAATGTCTGCCTCCAACCGATTATGCATTTACAGTTACTATTAAATAG
- a CDS encoding biotin--[acetyl-CoA-carboxylase] ligase — translation MQNNTFSGLIIGQNVITIDRVSSTNDYFKDNLSKFTPQDEGSAILAVEQYAGKGQRGNMWITEPGKNIITSILLYPHFLKIDQQFALSCAICLGIMKWLKTNTKEVVQIKWPNDIYVNQKKISGLLIENSIKGDLIGTSIIGIGVNINQTTFIDNPHITSLKSINDSHEDYDIASLANELYLFLDQEYKRLKQGNQVQQLQEFNQYLFRKNEIKTYKIADVEIEGKIIHVLPNGQLQAEIDREIMTFNLHEIKYVL, via the coding sequence TTGCAAAATAACACATTTTCAGGACTTATCATTGGTCAAAATGTAATTACTATCGACCGAGTGTCTTCCACAAATGATTATTTCAAGGATAACTTGTCAAAATTCACGCCACAGGATGAGGGTTCTGCCATTTTAGCAGTTGAACAATATGCTGGTAAAGGTCAAAGGGGCAATATGTGGATCACAGAACCGGGTAAAAATATTATTACATCAATTTTACTATACCCCCATTTTCTAAAAATCGATCAGCAATTTGCCTTATCATGTGCAATCTGTCTTGGAATAATGAAATGGTTAAAGACCAATACGAAGGAGGTCGTGCAAATTAAATGGCCGAATGACATTTATGTAAACCAAAAAAAGATATCTGGGCTACTAATTGAAAACAGCATCAAAGGAGATTTGATTGGAACGAGTATTATCGGAATAGGTGTCAATATAAATCAGACCACATTTATAGACAATCCACATATTACATCACTAAAATCTATTAATGATAGCCACGAGGATTATGATATAGCCAGTTTAGCAAATGAACTATATTTATTTTTAGACCAGGAGTATAAACGCTTGAAACAAGGAAATCAAGTGCAGCAACTGCAAGAGTTCAATCAATATCTTTTTAGAAAAAATGAAATAAAGACCTATAAAATTGCTGATGTAGAAATTGAGGGAAAAATCATTCACGTATTGCCTAATGGTCAATTACAAGCAGAAATAGATCGGGAAATAATGACGTTCAATCTTCATGAGATCAAGTATGTGTTGTAA
- the rsfS gene encoding ribosome silencing factor — protein MDKNKSSELSTRLSEVVVYGMQEKKASEIVRLDLRNINSSVSDYFVICHADSHIQANAIAKSVEDEVYKTFGQDPQYKEGHSIGEWLILDFVDVVVHIFKKEKRALYAIEDLWGDAQIQNFQSA, from the coding sequence ATGGATAAAAATAAAAGTTCGGAATTGTCAACGCGTCTGTCAGAGGTTGTTGTTTATGGTATGCAAGAGAAGAAAGCAAGTGAAATAGTGCGATTGGATTTGAGAAATATTAACAGTTCTGTTTCTGATTATTTTGTCATTTGCCATGCCGACTCACATATTCAAGCCAATGCAATAGCAAAAAGTGTGGAGGATGAAGTTTACAAAACATTTGGTCAAGATCCTCAATATAAAGAGGGTCATAGTATCGGAGAGTGGTTGATATTAGATTTTGTAGATGTGGTCGTTCATATTTTCAAAAAGGAAAAAAGAGCCCTTTATGCGATAGAAGATTTATGGGGTGATGCTCAAATTCAAAATTTTCAAAGTGCTTAG